One Symphalangus syndactylus isolate Jambi chromosome 20, NHGRI_mSymSyn1-v2.1_pri, whole genome shotgun sequence DNA segment encodes these proteins:
- the SLC25A39 gene encoding mitochondrial glutathione transporter SLC25A39 isoform X1 yields MADQDPAGISPLQQMVASGTGAVVTSLFMTPLDVVKVRLQSQRPSMASELMPSSRLWSLSYTKLPSCLQSTGKCLLYCNGVLEPLYLCPNGARCATWFQDPTRFTGTMDAFVKIVRHEGTRTLWSGLPATLVMTVPATAIYFTAYDQLKAFLCGRALTSDLYAPMVAGALARLGTVTVISPLELMRTKLQAQHVSYRELGACVRTAVAQGGWRSLWLGWGPTALRDVPFSVHPPPQALYWFNYELVKSWLNGLRPKDQTSVGMSFVAGGISGTVAAVLTLPFDVVKTQRQVALGVMEAVRVNPLHVDSTWLLLRRIRAESGTKGLFAGFLPRIIKAAPSCAIMISTYEFGKSFFQRLNQDRILGS; encoded by the exons ATGGCTGACCAGGACCCTGCGGGCATCAGCCCCCTCCAGCAAATGGTGGCCTCAGGCACCGGGGCTGTGGTCACCTCCCTCTTCA TGACACCCCTAGACGTGGTGAAGGTTCGCCTGCAGTCTCAGCGGCCCTCCATGGCCAGCG AGCTGATGCCTTCCTCCAGACTGTGGAGCCTCTCCTATACCAAAT TGCCCTCCTGTCTCCAATCCACAGGGAAGTGCCTCCTGTACTGCAATGGTGTCCTGGAGCCTCTGTACCTGTGCCCAAATGGTGCCCGCTGTGCCACCTGGTTTCAAGACCCTACCCGCTTCACTGGCACCATG GATGCCTTCGTGAAGATCGTGAGGCACGAGGGCACCAGGACCCTCTGGAGCGGCCTCCCCGCCACCCT GGTGATGACTGTGCCAGCTACCGCCATCTACTTCACTGCCTACGACCAACTGAAGGCCTTCCTATGTGGTCGAGCCCTGACCTCTGACCTCTACGCACCCATGGTGGCTGGCGCGCTGGCCCGCC TGGGCACCGTGACTGTGATCAGCCCCCTGGAGCTTATGCGGACAAAGCTGCAGGCTCAGCATGTGTCGTACCGGGAGCTGGGTGCCTGTGTTCGAACTGCGGTGGCTCAGGGTGGCTGGCGCTCACTGTGGCTGGGCTGGGGCCCCACTGCCCTTCGAGATGTGCCCTTCTCAG TGCATCCCCCACCCCAAGCCCTGTACTGGTTCAACTATGAGCTGGTGAAGAGCTGGCTCAATGGGCTCAGGCCGAAGGACCAGACTTCTGTGGGCATGAGCTTTGTGGCTGGTGGCATCTCAGGGACG GTGGCTGCAGTGCTGACTCTACCCTTTGACGTGGTAAAGACCCAACGCCAGGTCGCTCTGGGAGTGATGGAGGCTGTGAGAG TGAACCCCCTGCATGTGGACTCCACCTGGCTGCTGCTGCGGAGGATCCGGGCCGAGTCGGGCACCAAGGGACTCTTTGCAG GCTTCCTTCCTCGGATCATCAAGGCTGCCCCTTCCTGTGCCATCATGATCAGCACCTATGAGTTCGGCAAAAGCTTCTTCCAGAGGCTGAACCAGGACCGGATTCTGGGCAGCTGA
- the SLC25A39 gene encoding mitochondrial glutathione transporter SLC25A39 isoform X4, producing MADQDPAGISPLQQMVASGTGAVVTSLFMTPLDVVKVRLQSQRPSMASELMPSSRLWSLSYTKWKCLLYCNGVLEPLYLCPNGARCATWFQDPTRFTGTMDAFVKIVRHEGTRTLWSGLPATLVMTVPATAIYFTAYDQLKAFLCGRALTSDLYAPMVAGALARLGTVTVISPLELMRTKLQAQHVSYRELGACVRTAVAQGGWRSLWLGWGPTALRDVPFSALYWFNYELVKSWLNGLRPKDQTSVGMSFVAGGISGTVAAVLTLPFDVVKTQRQVALGVMEAVRVNPLHVDSTWLLLRRIRAESGTKGLFAGFLPRIIKAAPSCAIMISTYEFGKSFFQRLNQDRILGS from the exons ATGGCTGACCAGGACCCTGCGGGCATCAGCCCCCTCCAGCAAATGGTGGCCTCAGGCACCGGGGCTGTGGTCACCTCCCTCTTCA TGACACCCCTAGACGTGGTGAAGGTTCGCCTGCAGTCTCAGCGGCCCTCCATGGCCAGCG AGCTGATGCCTTCCTCCAGACTGTGGAGCCTCTCCTATACCAAAT GGAAGTGCCTCCTGTACTGCAATGGTGTCCTGGAGCCTCTGTACCTGTGCCCAAATGGTGCCCGCTGTGCCACCTGGTTTCAAGACCCTACCCGCTTCACTGGCACCATG GATGCCTTCGTGAAGATCGTGAGGCACGAGGGCACCAGGACCCTCTGGAGCGGCCTCCCCGCCACCCT GGTGATGACTGTGCCAGCTACCGCCATCTACTTCACTGCCTACGACCAACTGAAGGCCTTCCTATGTGGTCGAGCCCTGACCTCTGACCTCTACGCACCCATGGTGGCTGGCGCGCTGGCCCGCC TGGGCACCGTGACTGTGATCAGCCCCCTGGAGCTTATGCGGACAAAGCTGCAGGCTCAGCATGTGTCGTACCGGGAGCTGGGTGCCTGTGTTCGAACTGCGGTGGCTCAGGGTGGCTGGCGCTCACTGTGGCTGGGCTGGGGCCCCACTGCCCTTCGAGATGTGCCCTTCTCAG CCCTGTACTGGTTCAACTATGAGCTGGTGAAGAGCTGGCTCAATGGGCTCAGGCCGAAGGACCAGACTTCTGTGGGCATGAGCTTTGTGGCTGGTGGCATCTCAGGGACG GTGGCTGCAGTGCTGACTCTACCCTTTGACGTGGTAAAGACCCAACGCCAGGTCGCTCTGGGAGTGATGGAGGCTGTGAGAG TGAACCCCCTGCATGTGGACTCCACCTGGCTGCTGCTGCGGAGGATCCGGGCCGAGTCGGGCACCAAGGGACTCTTTGCAG GCTTCCTTCCTCGGATCATCAAGGCTGCCCCTTCCTGTGCCATCATGATCAGCACCTATGAGTTCGGCAAAAGCTTCTTCCAGAGGCTGAACCAGGACCGGATTCTGGGCAGCTGA
- the SLC25A39 gene encoding mitochondrial glutathione transporter SLC25A39 isoform X5: protein MADQDPAGISPLQQMVASGTGAVVTSLFMTPLDVVKVRLQSQRPSMASVPSCLQSTGKCLLYCNGVLEPLYLCPNGARCATWFQDPTRFTGTMDAFVKIVRHEGTRTLWSGLPATLVMTVPATAIYFTAYDQLKAFLCGRALTSDLYAPMVAGALARLGTVTVISPLELMRTKLQAQHVSYRELGACVRTAVAQGGWRSLWLGWGPTALRDVPFSALYWFNYELVKSWLNGLRPKDQTSVGMSFVAGGISGTVAAVLTLPFDVVKTQRQVALGVMEAVRVNPLHVDSTWLLLRRIRAESGTKGLFAGFLPRIIKAAPSCAIMISTYEFGKSFFQRLNQDRILGS from the exons ATGGCTGACCAGGACCCTGCGGGCATCAGCCCCCTCCAGCAAATGGTGGCCTCAGGCACCGGGGCTGTGGTCACCTCCCTCTTCA TGACACCCCTAGACGTGGTGAAGGTTCGCCTGCAGTCTCAGCGGCCCTCCATGGCCAGCG TGCCCTCCTGTCTCCAATCCACAGGGAAGTGCCTCCTGTACTGCAATGGTGTCCTGGAGCCTCTGTACCTGTGCCCAAATGGTGCCCGCTGTGCCACCTGGTTTCAAGACCCTACCCGCTTCACTGGCACCATG GATGCCTTCGTGAAGATCGTGAGGCACGAGGGCACCAGGACCCTCTGGAGCGGCCTCCCCGCCACCCT GGTGATGACTGTGCCAGCTACCGCCATCTACTTCACTGCCTACGACCAACTGAAGGCCTTCCTATGTGGTCGAGCCCTGACCTCTGACCTCTACGCACCCATGGTGGCTGGCGCGCTGGCCCGCC TGGGCACCGTGACTGTGATCAGCCCCCTGGAGCTTATGCGGACAAAGCTGCAGGCTCAGCATGTGTCGTACCGGGAGCTGGGTGCCTGTGTTCGAACTGCGGTGGCTCAGGGTGGCTGGCGCTCACTGTGGCTGGGCTGGGGCCCCACTGCCCTTCGAGATGTGCCCTTCTCAG CCCTGTACTGGTTCAACTATGAGCTGGTGAAGAGCTGGCTCAATGGGCTCAGGCCGAAGGACCAGACTTCTGTGGGCATGAGCTTTGTGGCTGGTGGCATCTCAGGGACG GTGGCTGCAGTGCTGACTCTACCCTTTGACGTGGTAAAGACCCAACGCCAGGTCGCTCTGGGAGTGATGGAGGCTGTGAGAG TGAACCCCCTGCATGTGGACTCCACCTGGCTGCTGCTGCGGAGGATCCGGGCCGAGTCGGGCACCAAGGGACTCTTTGCAG GCTTCCTTCCTCGGATCATCAAGGCTGCCCCTTCCTGTGCCATCATGATCAGCACCTATGAGTTCGGCAAAAGCTTCTTCCAGAGGCTGAACCAGGACCGGATTCTGGGCAGCTGA
- the SLC25A39 gene encoding mitochondrial glutathione transporter SLC25A39 isoform X3, whose translation MADQDPAGISPLQQMVASGTGAVVTSLFMTPLDVVKVRLQSQRPSMASELMPSSRLWSLSYTKWKCLLYCNGVLEPLYLCPNGARCATWFQDPTRFTGTMDAFVKIVRHEGTRTLWSGLPATLVMTVPATAIYFTAYDQLKAFLCGRALTSDLYAPMVAGALARLGTVTVISPLELMRTKLQAQHVSYRELGACVRTAVAQGGWRSLWLGWGPTALRDVPFSVHPPPQALYWFNYELVKSWLNGLRPKDQTSVGMSFVAGGISGTVAAVLTLPFDVVKTQRQVALGVMEAVRVNPLHVDSTWLLLRRIRAESGTKGLFAGFLPRIIKAAPSCAIMISTYEFGKSFFQRLNQDRILGS comes from the exons ATGGCTGACCAGGACCCTGCGGGCATCAGCCCCCTCCAGCAAATGGTGGCCTCAGGCACCGGGGCTGTGGTCACCTCCCTCTTCA TGACACCCCTAGACGTGGTGAAGGTTCGCCTGCAGTCTCAGCGGCCCTCCATGGCCAGCG AGCTGATGCCTTCCTCCAGACTGTGGAGCCTCTCCTATACCAAAT GGAAGTGCCTCCTGTACTGCAATGGTGTCCTGGAGCCTCTGTACCTGTGCCCAAATGGTGCCCGCTGTGCCACCTGGTTTCAAGACCCTACCCGCTTCACTGGCACCATG GATGCCTTCGTGAAGATCGTGAGGCACGAGGGCACCAGGACCCTCTGGAGCGGCCTCCCCGCCACCCT GGTGATGACTGTGCCAGCTACCGCCATCTACTTCACTGCCTACGACCAACTGAAGGCCTTCCTATGTGGTCGAGCCCTGACCTCTGACCTCTACGCACCCATGGTGGCTGGCGCGCTGGCCCGCC TGGGCACCGTGACTGTGATCAGCCCCCTGGAGCTTATGCGGACAAAGCTGCAGGCTCAGCATGTGTCGTACCGGGAGCTGGGTGCCTGTGTTCGAACTGCGGTGGCTCAGGGTGGCTGGCGCTCACTGTGGCTGGGCTGGGGCCCCACTGCCCTTCGAGATGTGCCCTTCTCAG TGCATCCCCCACCCCAAGCCCTGTACTGGTTCAACTATGAGCTGGTGAAGAGCTGGCTCAATGGGCTCAGGCCGAAGGACCAGACTTCTGTGGGCATGAGCTTTGTGGCTGGTGGCATCTCAGGGACG GTGGCTGCAGTGCTGACTCTACCCTTTGACGTGGTAAAGACCCAACGCCAGGTCGCTCTGGGAGTGATGGAGGCTGTGAGAG TGAACCCCCTGCATGTGGACTCCACCTGGCTGCTGCTGCGGAGGATCCGGGCCGAGTCGGGCACCAAGGGACTCTTTGCAG GCTTCCTTCCTCGGATCATCAAGGCTGCCCCTTCCTGTGCCATCATGATCAGCACCTATGAGTTCGGCAAAAGCTTCTTCCAGAGGCTGAACCAGGACCGGATTCTGGGCAGCTGA
- the SLC25A39 gene encoding mitochondrial glutathione transporter SLC25A39 isoform X6, translated as MADQDPAGISPLQQMVASGTGAVVTSLFMTPLDVVKVRLQSQRPSMASGKCLLYCNGVLEPLYLCPNGARCATWFQDPTRFTGTMDAFVKIVRHEGTRTLWSGLPATLVMTVPATAIYFTAYDQLKAFLCGRALTSDLYAPMVAGALARLGTVTVISPLELMRTKLQAQHVSYRELGACVRTAVAQGGWRSLWLGWGPTALRDVPFSALYWFNYELVKSWLNGLRPKDQTSVGMSFVAGGISGTVAAVLTLPFDVVKTQRQVALGVMEAVRVNPLHVDSTWLLLRRIRAESGTKGLFAGFLPRIIKAAPSCAIMISTYEFGKSFFQRLNQDRILGS; from the exons ATGGCTGACCAGGACCCTGCGGGCATCAGCCCCCTCCAGCAAATGGTGGCCTCAGGCACCGGGGCTGTGGTCACCTCCCTCTTCA TGACACCCCTAGACGTGGTGAAGGTTCGCCTGCAGTCTCAGCGGCCCTCCATGGCCAGCG GGAAGTGCCTCCTGTACTGCAATGGTGTCCTGGAGCCTCTGTACCTGTGCCCAAATGGTGCCCGCTGTGCCACCTGGTTTCAAGACCCTACCCGCTTCACTGGCACCATG GATGCCTTCGTGAAGATCGTGAGGCACGAGGGCACCAGGACCCTCTGGAGCGGCCTCCCCGCCACCCT GGTGATGACTGTGCCAGCTACCGCCATCTACTTCACTGCCTACGACCAACTGAAGGCCTTCCTATGTGGTCGAGCCCTGACCTCTGACCTCTACGCACCCATGGTGGCTGGCGCGCTGGCCCGCC TGGGCACCGTGACTGTGATCAGCCCCCTGGAGCTTATGCGGACAAAGCTGCAGGCTCAGCATGTGTCGTACCGGGAGCTGGGTGCCTGTGTTCGAACTGCGGTGGCTCAGGGTGGCTGGCGCTCACTGTGGCTGGGCTGGGGCCCCACTGCCCTTCGAGATGTGCCCTTCTCAG CCCTGTACTGGTTCAACTATGAGCTGGTGAAGAGCTGGCTCAATGGGCTCAGGCCGAAGGACCAGACTTCTGTGGGCATGAGCTTTGTGGCTGGTGGCATCTCAGGGACG GTGGCTGCAGTGCTGACTCTACCCTTTGACGTGGTAAAGACCCAACGCCAGGTCGCTCTGGGAGTGATGGAGGCTGTGAGAG TGAACCCCCTGCATGTGGACTCCACCTGGCTGCTGCTGCGGAGGATCCGGGCCGAGTCGGGCACCAAGGGACTCTTTGCAG GCTTCCTTCCTCGGATCATCAAGGCTGCCCCTTCCTGTGCCATCATGATCAGCACCTATGAGTTCGGCAAAAGCTTCTTCCAGAGGCTGAACCAGGACCGGATTCTGGGCAGCTGA
- the SLC25A39 gene encoding mitochondrial glutathione transporter SLC25A39 isoform X2, translating into MADQDPAGISPLQQMVASGTGAVVTSLFMTPLDVVKVRLQSQRPSMASELMPSSRLWSLSYTKLPSCLQSTGKCLLYCNGVLEPLYLCPNGARCATWFQDPTRFTGTMDAFVKIVRHEGTRTLWSGLPATLVMTVPATAIYFTAYDQLKAFLCGRALTSDLYAPMVAGALARLGTVTVISPLELMRTKLQAQHVSYRELGACVRTAVAQGGWRSLWLGWGPTALRDVPFSALYWFNYELVKSWLNGLRPKDQTSVGMSFVAGGISGTVAAVLTLPFDVVKTQRQVALGVMEAVRVNPLHVDSTWLLLRRIRAESGTKGLFAGFLPRIIKAAPSCAIMISTYEFGKSFFQRLNQDRILGS; encoded by the exons ATGGCTGACCAGGACCCTGCGGGCATCAGCCCCCTCCAGCAAATGGTGGCCTCAGGCACCGGGGCTGTGGTCACCTCCCTCTTCA TGACACCCCTAGACGTGGTGAAGGTTCGCCTGCAGTCTCAGCGGCCCTCCATGGCCAGCG AGCTGATGCCTTCCTCCAGACTGTGGAGCCTCTCCTATACCAAAT TGCCCTCCTGTCTCCAATCCACAGGGAAGTGCCTCCTGTACTGCAATGGTGTCCTGGAGCCTCTGTACCTGTGCCCAAATGGTGCCCGCTGTGCCACCTGGTTTCAAGACCCTACCCGCTTCACTGGCACCATG GATGCCTTCGTGAAGATCGTGAGGCACGAGGGCACCAGGACCCTCTGGAGCGGCCTCCCCGCCACCCT GGTGATGACTGTGCCAGCTACCGCCATCTACTTCACTGCCTACGACCAACTGAAGGCCTTCCTATGTGGTCGAGCCCTGACCTCTGACCTCTACGCACCCATGGTGGCTGGCGCGCTGGCCCGCC TGGGCACCGTGACTGTGATCAGCCCCCTGGAGCTTATGCGGACAAAGCTGCAGGCTCAGCATGTGTCGTACCGGGAGCTGGGTGCCTGTGTTCGAACTGCGGTGGCTCAGGGTGGCTGGCGCTCACTGTGGCTGGGCTGGGGCCCCACTGCCCTTCGAGATGTGCCCTTCTCAG CCCTGTACTGGTTCAACTATGAGCTGGTGAAGAGCTGGCTCAATGGGCTCAGGCCGAAGGACCAGACTTCTGTGGGCATGAGCTTTGTGGCTGGTGGCATCTCAGGGACG GTGGCTGCAGTGCTGACTCTACCCTTTGACGTGGTAAAGACCCAACGCCAGGTCGCTCTGGGAGTGATGGAGGCTGTGAGAG TGAACCCCCTGCATGTGGACTCCACCTGGCTGCTGCTGCGGAGGATCCGGGCCGAGTCGGGCACCAAGGGACTCTTTGCAG GCTTCCTTCCTCGGATCATCAAGGCTGCCCCTTCCTGTGCCATCATGATCAGCACCTATGAGTTCGGCAAAAGCTTCTTCCAGAGGCTGAACCAGGACCGGATTCTGGGCAGCTGA